Below is a genomic region from Henckelia pumila isolate YLH828 chromosome 3, ASM3356847v2, whole genome shotgun sequence.
ACCCGGTAATTCGAGCGCATCCGATATCGCAGCAATAATCGCACCGGTGCTGTCTTCTTTTCCTGTTGGATCTGCTCCATAAGCTGTGACATGAAACACCTGAGGAGGTGCCGCATTAGCCTGCACGTACAACATAATATACTCGATCGTCACGATGACCATATCGACGATCAAATCGGGGCTCAAGGATTAATTTGCAAGTTACTTACATGGTCACCCAATGCAGCAGTAATAAAACTGAGCCAGAGCATGGCTATTCTCGAGTTCTCCATTTCTCTGGCCTAGAAATTAGAAACAAGCCAAGGGGACTTTTCGTCAATGTAGATTTACAAGACATGCACAATAATTATATGGACAGTGGTGAAATAGCTTGCTAGCTACTTATTATTAGGTAAAAAAGAATTAATTACATATAGAGAGATGTTACGAAATTCGATTAACTATAAGTTTATAACCCATGGAAAGAGAGGGTACCAACTGTAACAAATTAACTAGTAGTTTGAGATTTAAGGAAAGATTTATTCTTCTTCATCATGCAAATGACACCTCCATTCAATTGTTTTatggaattaattaattaattcgggTGATAATTCTTCATGTAACAAAGCACGATCAGACCTGAGTATACGAAAACCAGAGAAAGGGGACAAGATTAATCTACGGGAAAATGTGATGATCGTGATGCACATATTTATAGGGAATGAAATGTCGAACAATTATTTAAGTTACCATAATATATACATGGTATTTTTCTAATAATGAGGCAGTTGGATTCCCATTGTCAACATTTTTCATGCAAACACGTGTTCCATTTGAAATATATAACTCAAATTTTCATAACTCTAAATGTATTTCACGTTTAGCACGTAATATTACATGCATGATACAGGAATAATTTCTGTTTAATGTCAAGTTAAGCGAGCCCAGCTAATTGCATCCTGGACCAGAATTTGAATTTGTTTGAAAATTCAATAACCCAAAAGTGGGCTTTTGAAacttttattatttgttatgGGGCTTTGCTTGATGGTCCGGCCCAAAACAACCACGCAACAGAGGAAACAACAAGGCAGCAATCGCAAAAAGAAAAGAATGACCGAGTGACCAATCCATACATAAACCTCACTGCAAAAACCCCATTCCTCCAAAGTAACTTTGATATATCaagaaatgatttatttataaattattgattttttatatttttatttcatattaTAAAGTTCCCTTTAAAATTCTCGTAttatattataaagtttaaaatTCTCGTATTtcataattatataaaaatcattttgttaTATCTCGTGTGTAATTTTGTAAATATCATAACTAGGCTtaataaacaaaatatgtgaaaaatatgatactcatgcattattttACACGCATAATATATGTGTCCATTCACTAGATATTATAATATACAAGTATAGATTAATATGATACATAATACATTCCATTTTCAAGCTCCAAATTATTGTgttagatttattttttttaatttttttatcatctactaattatatttgatttaaatgaaaaattaaattgaaTATCTTTTCTGATCGCGtaaaacattaaataaatattaacaaCTCGACACACACATAATATTGTATATACAATACAAtatcatatataaatattatgtgttACACGTATATTGATTTTACAAATTTAGTTAGGATATGAAAATTTAACacttttattattaattattaattaattaaaatcaacatataaaaatcaacaatttaataaataaacacaattattattttttagaagACGAACAAAATTGAtgtcaaaaaaaaagaaaagaagacgaacaaaattatatatagatatatatatatatatatataaatattattatatcattatattatattaacattaataataaaaaatgttAAAGAACAAAAATTAACAAGTATATTAGGTCCGTGAGTCTCTCATTTCCTTGACAGCATACATAAATTAGACGGTCTGGCCAATTGCGACCCCTTCTCCCCTCGGAAACCCTAAATTGTTCCCCTTTTCCCAGAAATATTTCAACAACCGAAACGAAAGCCAACTTTGTCGAGCAGGATCGCGGAGAGTAAGAGAAGAATCGAATCGAAACAGAGCGGAATCCGATggggaaaaagaagaagagaggATCTGTCGATAAGATGTGGTGCTACTACTGCGACAGGGAATTCGAGGACGAGAAGATATTGGTGCAGCACCAGAAGGCCAAGCACTTCAAGTGCCATGTTTGCCACAAAAAACTCTCCACGGCGAGCGGCATGGCCATCCATGTCCTCCAGGTTCACAAGGAACAAGTCTCCCAGTCAGTTTCTCTCTTTTTCATCTTGTTCTCCACCCGCACACACATCCACCACAAGCTGTTCATATTAGTTAACCTTGTTTGGGTTTTCAATATCGATTTTGAtgttttgttttagttttgttCATTTAACTAACATTAGGGGGATACCTAGGGTTTCTCTGATAAAGCACTCGCGTTAATTCCGGGAAATTGATATCCGTGATTTACTTGAGTTTTCAATTTTCCATAGGAATGcttaaatttgcaattttttttttgtttactgATTTTCATGATTGCATTCCTCACAGAGTTCCAAATGCAAAACCTGGAAGGGAATCAACAGAGATTGAAATTTATGGAATGCAAGGAATTCCACCTGATGTTCTCGCTGCTCATTATGGAGAGGAAGGTATGCTTGCTGTTGTGAATTTTCCCTTGAATCAGGTTTGGCATCACTTTTGGTTTGGTTTAGTATTGACTGGTGAACCATCTACAGATGATATTTTCTTTGGCTCATTTTTTCCATTGGTACTCCTTATATTTTCGTTGAGGGAGGATAGATGTCCTCTAATTGTTCCGTCCGACACTTACGGAATGGGAAAACACATACCCTCCTATTCTAAAGGACTGTCAGTGTAGATATCCTTTTAATCTCTATTAAGAGATTAAGTCCTTACTCCTTACACCGAACAGTCTATCTCCTCCATCTGCTTTCTATATCGCTCCTTACGCAATGAACATATCTTTTCTTTGCACTGCACATGACGAAAGCAATGAATGGATATCAGGACCCATGAGATCTGAACTCCAGCGGTGAATCTGGTAGATATATTACTCCTGCTGACTGCCATTTGTGATGGATGGTGCTGTCCAGGGTATTTTATGTTGTCTGCTGTATGTTAAGTGGGATGTATTGAAAGATAAATAACTGAAACCAAACTGAAGTAGACCATTTTTTGAACGGTTCAGTTTCCTTTAGtatctctttttctttcttttaaatTTATCAGTAAATTTAGTTCTTCTTGGAGGACCAAAGAGTTAGGCGAGTGAGCAAAAAACCCGTATTGAATCTGATTATCTGATCAGCCTGAACCTCATAAGATGGACCTCTAATATCTCGAAATTAAATATTGGAATTTTATGAAATCTATTGCATTATATTCTTCAGTTGATAGTTGATACTTTATTTGAACCTTCTTAATATTTAGAGAGCTCAGTGATTGAATTCTGCTGTCATTACAGATTAATGTATCCATTAGGGCTGATATCCTTAtgattatttttgttgttgCTTTTTACAGAGCAAGAGATTCCTGCAAAAACAGCCAAAGTTGATCTTGCATCATCCCAAATGGTTGGTGGCGTGATTCCGGGAACAATTGGTACTGGGTTTCCTCCCAGGCCAACTCTGGGAACAATGCCCCCATTGTATGTTcttgtttaattaaatttcgAACTTTAGTTTGTTCTGTATATAATATACAATAACTTTAAGAAAGTGAGAAAATAGGATGGATTGTTTTTTTGGCTTGCATTGTTAGTATCAGATATTGTACCTACTCCGAAAATGCTATTCTATGCTTGTGAATCGGCAAATAATGCTACCAATAAATGTAATTCCTTGTATTCTTTAAAACATTATTATCTTTGGAAACATTACCATCGTTGAGCAAAATACTTGCCTCATGAATGCAGTTATCCGCGAGTTCCTATGCCTCCCGCTGGTTGGCCAGTTCCACCTCACCCACAACCTTGGTATCCACAACATCCAGCTATTTCAGTTCCTCCTGCTCCTTTGCCGCAACAACCTTTATTTCCTGTGCAGAATGTGAGGCTCTCTATACCACCTGCTATCCCCCCGGGGCATCAACAGTCATTACCAATTGCTCCTCCGGGGATGCCTCCTGCTACACCCGCCATTTCTGTGTCTCAACCCTTGTTTCCCGTTGTTCCTAACAATAGTGTTACTTCTCAAAGTTTGCCATTTTCTGCTCCTATGCCTCCAATGAGCCTACCATCAAGTACTTTTGATATGAAGAGCGCAGATTCCAACTTTGGAGGCAGCACATTGCCACCTAATAGCTATCACACTCCCGGAATTTCAGGTTTTGTGTTCTTTTCATGCTCTTTTTCCCTTGACCGTGTTTGACCTTGGTCATTTTATCTGATTTGGGCGATAATTTACTGTTAGATTTGTTCCAggtcagaatgaaattgcaaaCTATCAGGTTTTTTTAGAATGAATTTACTTAGAATGTAACTGAGAAGCTGGCTGAATTATGCCTTGATAACTAAACACTTATGCGGTTCTGCTGTAACAGGCTATTGTGTCTTTGGTAATTGGCTACATTTATGAGTTATTATACTTCTCGTTGTTttgattatatttataatttcttTATAATTGCATTGATTAAGGAATTGTTTTAGTTCTAATGCCGTGATCTAGTTATTTATGTTTTCTGTGagagttatatttgattgtggtttattttttatttgtttatacaGGAAAAACATTTGGTTTTTTCCTGTTATTTTGTGAGAAATCAACAATGTTGATATTGGTGCCATGTATGTGCGGAATGCTAATGATTCTGTTGAAGGACACAAAGCAAATTTTTCTTAATGTTTTTACTGCTTTTTGTTCCTTTAGACATCACAACTGAAGATATACTGTGCTGTGTCTAAAGTATTGCCTTCTTCAATTGTTTATTACAGTTGTAACACCTGTAAATTCACATTCTTATGCATCTGGCCCAAATACTGGTGGGCCTTCTATCGGACCTCCTCCGGTAATTGCAAACAAGGCTCCAGTTGCCCAGCCTGCAACAAACGAGGTTTATTTAGTGTGGGATGATGAGGCAATGTCCATGGTTAGTAATTTTCTTTTCTTATCTCAAATTTGCTTATGGAATGCTTTCAAGTGCTTCACCTTTATTGGACTGTGGAGTCATTGCCCTTGGTTGTGTAAATGTTTTCAGGAGGAAAGAAGAATGTCCTTATCGAAGTATCAGGTGCACGATGAGAATAGCCAGGTAAGTCATGATTGCCTAAAGCTAATATTCTTCTGTGGATGGTGGTTGAGTCACTCAACCCAGGTGGTCCGGCATTGCATTTTGTGGTCTAGGAagttcatttttttgttttgtctgTTATTATGCGTGTACTTTTATTTATTCTGctatcaaaataaaatacacCGAGAAAATTATCTTAGCAATTTGATTGATACGTTGCTACTTTTTCGATCCCATTGATGTGATGAGATGTTTTATCTTACTTGGCCACTCTCCGGTTGGCAAGCAATTCCACCAATTTTGAGGTCAACAAAGGTTCAAGTAGGTATTTTCGTTATCTTTGCAAACAATTAGTAATTTAATTTCTATAATCACTCCAGGGCTCGCGAACCTTGTTAAAGATTAAGATCAGAATCTGTGCATTTACTCTGTAGATTTTATCTATTCTATTTTTTAAACTCTCCTTGTGATTGATCAAAAAGTCTTGGTTTGCTGGAACTACAATTTTTCCGTTCATGTTGTACGATATTATATCGATGTGGATTCAATAGTCCAGGTCAGCCCTTTTGCAAAGTTTGGTATCTTCTGACTGTAAGCTAAGCTTTACTTTTCCAGAGCTGATTATGAGAATGCCTGCTGGTTTTGTTCCCTATAAGTTCTGACGGGATTGTCTGTTTCAGATGAGCTCAATTGATGCAGCAATAGACAGAAGGATATCAGAGGGCAGACTCGCAGGTCGCATGGCTTTTTAGTGATAATGCATGAGTAGTGCAGCAGTTGGGAATGCGTCTTTTCGACTCCAATTTTTAACATCGGTTGGAGAACTTGCTGTTACTGTTCTTTTAATTGATTTGTTGTATTCTTTCGGGATCAGGTTTCAGGATCATAGCCATTTTGTACTGTTgacataattaatatatattttcttgaatttttagGATCTGAAAACGATTCTCTTTTCATGGTTTGCAATAAAGGCCAGTCTGATATTTTGTATGAGAGTTGATGCTCAGGTTTGCACTACTCGTTTTGTACCAATTCTCTCAGTTTGTTCTTTCATTTGGTGATGGTATGCCATTGTCTGCAGCGACATTTCGTCATGAGTCGGGGTCACGTGTTTTCTGTTATTCGGCTTACCCTAATATCTAACCATGTTTGTATGACATTGTTGTCGACTGATTCAAAATTGAGTATTTGGCATGCTTGTATGAGTAGCGATTTTTATGAATCAGAGTAGTCGATTTGTTTTCACAAACTGAAACCAAATCAACGCCCTTTGTAATATTCATCGATGATCGatatataaacaataaatcAAAGCTTTATTCAAACTAGTTAAGAGACACACGTGTTTACACGTGTTGCGCGTATAatgtaatatttaaatataatcatatgataTCTTATATAATCAATTAGTAAGATATAAGATTTATCATTGTAAATTTACATAAATTGTAAGCTGAAAAAAGAAAATTGAAAACGTGGGGAAGGATTGAAGGGGCAGCGAGGTTGGGTTTGGTcgaattatttttttggtccttcaccacttttttttttttttttggagctCCTCTGATTTTGTatcaaagaaaaaagaaataatgACAATTTTTGttcgttttatttttaattaaattcagtTTTTCTAATGGTTTTATGTATCATAATATAGTAAAGATAAGTAGAGTTGGTGATATGCATTGTTGTCTGTTGTCTCTATGTCGTACATAAGTTGGGCGGAATAGCCAATTGTAGTTTGGTTTATATCTTTTTTGAATCAAAGTTTGTTTTATATCTTGAGTCGTTGTTTCTACTTTTTGTCTAATTTTGCtattctaataaaaaaaattataaattcgtGAAATTTGGTATTTTTATTCTATAGTAAGATGACgaaatgtgaaaaattacatatcGAGAGTTGTAAAATGAAAACTTCATAGATGAATACACGAATGTATATATTCAATAAAAGGTAATATccgtgaaataaaaaataatatattttcatgaaTCAGAAATCTGTCTAAtaaaattgatttgttatacaATTTAATTAGAGTTTTTGtgataaaataatatcatgattCTAATTTAGCTGAATCCatacataaattttatttcGATCATGATTTCATTGATTGattacaaaaaatttaaatgtatTTCAAAACTAATAAGCAAAGGGCAATAATTAAACTGTGATCTTGTTGGTTCTTAATGAAACCCGTGTTAttttcaccaaaaaaaaaaaatcgaacaaAACATTGAGATTTTTCCCCTCTCGACCGTCATAAATATGACTTCAAATTGAAATTAGCTATCTAGTTcctctctttttattttttccttGTGAACATAATTTTCCGGAAGATTAGTCGGATTCGGGTAATCTCATATTAATTGGATCAGGTTCAGCTAAGAAAACCTTACTCAATTAACCCAGGTTATTCGACCCGAACCCCATTGTAGAGTCAATTGTTAGATCGGCCAATTTTCACCTGCAGCGGCTAGTGGGGGACTACCCGTGTAAGATCGAACTGCAGATTGGGGATCTGATTAATGGTCAATTTGGTACAGAAgttgtaatttatttttaaaaaaaatatttaaataagttcAGTTTTGAAAAAGTGTTTATATTAAATAGTTTTAACGTTTAGATAAATGTTGAAAACATTACCTAAATATTTGTAGGGGTTATAAACATTATCTAAATAGAAGTAGAAgccaaaaaaccaaaaaattctAAGttctaactttaaaaaaaaaatacttttttaacCATACACTATAGTTTTTAAGCTCAACACTTGAAAAAAACGGTCTTTTTAGTTAGCTTTTGTAACCACGCGTAATTTAAGACATAGGTAGTTTTTGAGACAACTTGTAGGAAACAATTATCAacttttcgttaacaaaatttaaaatttttgttaagaaaaaagtGAGAAATATCTGTCAAATACAACCTTGGGAAAAAGAGTATGAAAAATTTAATATGGGTTTGGCCCATTAGTGAATTATGGATGTTGACGGCCCGATACTTGGTTCCAGCACCGATCCAAATTGATTATCATATTTGAAACCCAACTCTAAAACCCACACATTTCCGATTCGAAAAACCCTTTCCTCCTCTGCATCTCACGAAAGCAAGGATTTCTTCTTCTTCGCAACTTTCACACAGATTCTTCTGATTCATGCGCgtcttttttttcttcaaattatgaTAGTCGTTCGGGCTCCATTGAGAACACTACGGGCCTCACTCTGCTCCGCTCAATTCACCCTACGAAGTTCTCCCTTTTTACATCGTTTTTACTCGGCCGAGCCTCAGCAACCTGACCCCTTTTCTCCCACTAATTCTGGGGAATTTGAAGACCCACAGGAACCCGTATTTGATAGCTCCCATTATCACGACTTCAATCTTGATCTGAAGCCCAATGATGGCGATAATATTACTTGCAATGATGATGCAACGTGGTCCGATAGGTACAGGGACACCATAAAAAGCAAAGTCTTTGGGGAGGATGTGTCGCATTTGAGAATCTTGAGGAGGGAGGAGGAGAAGAAGCACAAGGCCGCCGCTATGGCAAGGGCGCTGCTGGAGCCGTGTTTGGATGAAGAAGATGAGGATGTGGAGGTGGGAGAGGTCAAGGAGGAGGACCAGAAATCTCTTTCTGTTGCCATTATCGGGGCCCCCAATGCTGGAAAATCTGCTCTCACTAATTTCATGGTCCGTTTCTCTCTCTTTTTCCGATTTTGCATTGCCTTCTGTTTCGAGACGAAAAGCTTTGACCTTTGTCATTTGGTCATGGTTGGTGGAAATTTTCAAAGCAAGCATTTGTTGGTTAACTTGCATCCTTACTCTAGATAAACTTATCAAGAGTAAGCAAgctattgagtagttttttaaGTGCTGATGGCTGATGCATTTGTTTATTGGCTGCTTACTTTTATTGTGATCTAATAACATTTGCAAATGGTTCAATCTTTTTGGAAAGTTTATTCTGGTATTGTTCTAGCGTTTCATGTAGCTATGTTGGTATTTGATTTTGACCTCGTTTTTTTCCCGGAATGTATATGGTACGTGAAAGAGAAATCATTTACACAAGTAGTTACCAGATTTGCCTTCTTTATAATTGACTTTTTTCCAGGTTGGGACCAAAGTTTCGGCAGTTTCACGGAAGATAAATACTACAACGCATGAGGTGCTGGGAGTTTTGACTAAAGGCGATACTCAAATTGTACGTTTAGATCTGACTACTTGACtcccttcattttttttttgcatagaTTCCCTTCAGTTTTACGAGTATCATATGAGAGCATATTTGTTTGACAATGTGCTTCTGTTACTTACTTCATCACCTTGATCTGATTTTTCAGTTAGTTTATCTATATGGTGCCCATTTTAAATTCCCTGGAAATTATGTTTTAATCCTTCACATTAGGaagaatataataaaataactcTTAAAAAGAATATTTAATTGCCCCATAACCAATTACTGCTGTTGATGGTTTCCAACTAATTGTGATATTCTTTCAGTGTTTTTTTGATACACCAGGCCTTATGCTCAAGAAAAGTGGATTTCCTTACAATGATATCAAAGCCCGGAATGAAAGTGCATGGAGTTCTGTTTACCTATATGATGTTCTGATAGTTATTTTTGATGTGCACCGGCATCTCATCAGGTTCGGCTTTTCTTTCAGTAATTCGGTTGAATATTTTACAATGTGCTGATTATTTTGTCTGATGTTCCCTAATATCTTGTTGGTACAGATCCCTTGTTCTAAATCTGATGTGATCTCTTGAAGCTATACTGTGTTTATTTTATATACGAAGGATGGAATATGTTCATAAGTAGTCATTTGTTTGTATGAtgcatataaattatttatttgtgtgGTGTTATTCAGAAGTTTGTGGTTTCTCATTTTACTCAACTGAAGGCTCTGTCAGCACTGAAAGACATGAGTATCCATGTCTGTATTTGTGATATCATTTAGAAACATAGTGAACTATGTTACTGCCGTAGATCAGGAAACTCATAAGTCATAAGTTGTAATTCCAATGATAAATTTAGATATGAGTGATTTTTTCAACTTGCAGTTGTTTCACTGTTTTGCTGTGGTGTATCCTTGGTTTACTAAGTGGCTTGTGAACTGTGAAGGTGTGACTTGTgttcttttttttcttgaatCTAGACCTGACTCAAGAGTGGTGAGATTGATTGAAAGAATGGGGTCAATAAAGCACCCAAACCAGAAGCGTGTGCTATGCGTAAATAAGGTTGATTTAGTCGCAAAGAAGAGTGATCTTCAAAAAGTTTCCGAGGAATTTAAAGACCTTCCTGGATATGAAAGGTAAATACTTCATCTCCAGTCGGCTATTAATCTAAACGATGCCTGATGCTACTTTTACTTCTTGCTAGGTACTTCATGATTTCAGGACTGAAGGGTGCCGGAGTGAGAGATCTTACTCAATATTTAATGGAGCAGGTAGTGGTTAGTTAACTGGCATCAATTTTAATCAATCATAGATTCCAACCATTGTACGGAacaagttttttaaaatttgtactaTGTTCTGCATTTCTGTAACTTTTGTTTCttgtttttctcattttttttaatcagtGAAAATTCATTGTATTTCCTACCTTTTTCTATGTTTCTATGCATACAACAAATAAATGAACAGAGAACCTACCGGAGCTTTACAATTGGCTCTTGTATTAATGGTTAGGCAGTAAAAAGACCATGGGATGAAGAACCCTCAGGTATGAGTGAAGAAGTTATGAAGAACATATCACTAGAAGTTGTGAGAGAGAGATTGTTGGATCATGTGCATCAGGTAATTTAACATCTGCGTTGTATTATTTGTTGTGATGCCTGATATGAGACACAAGTGAGTGTTTATTAATTTTCCACAAACTTAGGAAATACCATATGGCATTGAACACCGTTTGATGGGGTGGAAGGAATTGAGAGACGGTTCTCTCCGGATCGAGCAACATTTCATCACTCACAAGATAAGCCAACGCAAAATTTTAGTCGGTAGTAAAGGATCCAAAATAGGGTGAGCATGCTTCATCATTTTTTCTCACATTTTTAATGGTTCTgcgaataataaaaaaatgatgCAGGCGGATAGGCGTGGAAGCGAACGAGGAGCTACGATCTATATTCAAGAAGAATGTGCATCTCATTCTCATGGTTAGAGTTAAATGATACGATGAATCAACATATACACGGATTTTTGAACCAACCAGCTGGTGTGTTTACAAAAGCCAGAAGGGATTGTGAATTATACAGAAGTACTTCTCGTGTTGGTTGAAGGTTAGAAAGGAGTGAATTAGCACAATGCATTGAAAGAACTAAAGCGAAAGGTGAATACATTGTTGAGGAAGAGGTGAATGTAGCTTCCCAAGCAAAAAGCACGCGAGTCCAGAAAATAATCTGTTACGTGCAACTTGGATTTAGTGTACGATGATGTTTTGGTATCTTCTGGTTTTTTAATGTCTGAATTTTATATTTAACCAAGGCTCATATTCATAAAATTGTTGGATTTTTTTATATACACAATGTGATGTTCATTTAAATATTTCTTTAGCATTTTGGATTCCCACGTTGTTTAATAGTTTGTTATTTAATAAATCGGAGGTTTGCAATTATTAAAGAGAGTCTAAAGTCCAATGAATGGCTGTCTAAGCACAGACCACAAGTCTAAACGTGATTTCGTGCTTATGAGTAGatgttataaaattatttaataatcaGAATAACTTCATCCTTGTATGGtagattaaatttttaaattaaatcacatatatGTTATTCCAAGACCCACAATGCAAGTAGTGGGATGGTGCAGTTGAGCACTCGGAGAACCGAATCGACTCTCGAGGAACCAAACAAAGAAAGAGAAAGTCAAAACACTTATAAGTAGTGGGATGGTGAAGTTGGGCACTCGAGTAACCTTCGGCACTCGAGAAACCAAGCTGAGAAAGAGAGAGGGGAATATCAAGTCAAAGCAATTAAGATTTAGTAGAACTGTTAGTGGGGCTGTTAGTGCTGCAAGTAGTGGGCTAATTGAGGTGAGCAGTTGACGAACTGACTCGGGAACAAGCATATAAAAGGGCATTCATGCAGAACACAACACACAAACAATCATCAATCAAAAGACAGCTCCAAAAGCTTGATCTTCTCATCAATATTTCTACATTTTATCGGCTTCATCTTTTAGCATTTATCCAAAAAATTTCAGCGTACATATTTAGCTTGTTTTTTCTGGGTTCCTCGAACTGTTATagcattttatttatgtttttatggcCTTCAAGtgtcattttgaatttttagtagCAAGGATGATGAATTCGATTGCTATAAATAATTCTTCTTCTACATTGCTTGTGTTCCTTGGCGTATAACCGGTGGAACTGAGACCGACAGTGAAACCGAGACTCATTTTCGCTTGATTTttagaagttagatttttatttttgttttttttttcatttggcACTCACGTGCCTGGCACACCTGCAGTCTACCCGTTCGAGCCATTTTTGTGTGCAAACATAATTTTGACACGCCCAGTGAGACCCGACGGATGTTAAAGAGCATATTTTTCCAGAAAGtttatgaaaaaaattgaaagaaaatgcAGTCAAGTGACAGTTGGATATATGAAGTAGATACATATTctaattttttcaattttgattattatttttcaggtTCTTGGGAACATGGAGAGTATGGTGCTAATAATTTTTTAGGTTCATATGGTTATGCTCCAGAAAATGAAATATGGGTTCATCGGTCTTCTTTTATTGAGGAAATCGAGGAACATGGTGGACCAGAAATAGTGGTAGTTCCTTCTGCACATTCTGACTCTGTTGCCACAAAAAACGTGGAGGAGATAAGTTTGATGATGGAGAATACCATGAAACAAATGAAGGAGGCCAGCAAAGACTTGTTGACCACGATGAGAAACATGATGAAAGATATGAACAAACTCGGGGTAAGTGGAATCATTGTGGAAAACACAAATGAAAACCACTGTGAACATGTCTTCCATGAGAAAGGAGATTCGGATGGTATCTCGAAATCCATTGAAGTCCGAGGATCCATTGGGAACTTTCAAGCTGATGATAACCGACACTCGGTGAACCCCAAATCCAAAAACTATGTTAAGAGATACACTTCACCACCCAAGAGAGAGGAGAAAGTGTGCAAAAGAACTCCTCAAATCTGAAGTACAACAATAAGACTCCAgattttaaacatttttttgtCATTGACCAAAAGTGTTCTGCAGGATTACAACGAACCATTAATCGAGAACACAATTCTATGAATGCTCGAGGGCCCCATATCTCCCCCAACCTTTGATTATCGCATACTTTTTGTACAGGTACAAAAGTAAATATAAAGTGTATCAAAGAACAACTCGAGGGTTGAGGAACTCGTTACGTCCTGGAGGAACCAAAATCCTAAGGTCGAGGAACTACTCGCATACTGGAGGAACCATGACCCAC
It encodes:
- the LOC140889196 gene encoding protein SUPPRESSOR OF FRI 4 isoform X2, with protein sequence MGKKKKRGSVDKMWCYYCDREFEDEKILVQHQKAKHFKCHVCHKKLSTASGMAIHVLQVHKEQVSQVPNAKPGRESTEIEIYGMQGIPPDVLAAHYGEEEQEIPAKTAKVDLASSQMVGGVIPGTIGTGFPPRPTLGTMPPFYPRVPMPPAGWPVPPHPQPWYPQHPAISVPPAPLPQQPLFPVQNVRLSIPPAIPPGHQQSLPIAPPGMPPATPAISVSQPLFPVVPNNSVTSQSLPFSAPMPPMSLPSSTFDMKSADSNFGGSTLPPNSYHTPGISVVTPVNSHSYASGPNTGGPSIGPPPVIANKAPVAQPATNEVYLVWDDEAMSMEERRMSLSKYQVHDENSQMSSIDAAIDRRISEGRLAGRMAF
- the LOC140889196 gene encoding protein SUPPRESSOR OF FRI 4 isoform X1, coding for MGKKKKRGSVDKMWCYYCDREFEDEKILVQHQKAKHFKCHVCHKKLSTASGMAIHVLQVHKEQVSQVPNAKPGRESTEIEIYGMQGIPPDVLAAHYGEEEQEIPAKTAKVDLASSQMVGGVIPGTIGTGFPPRPTLGTMPPFYPRVPMPPAGWPVPPHPQPWYPQHPAISVPPAPLPQQPLFPVQNVRLSIPPAIPPGHQQSLPIAPPGMPPATPAISVSQPLFPVVPNNSVTSQSLPFSAPMPPMSLPSSTFDMKSADSNFGGSTLPPNSYHTPGISVVTPVNSHSYASGPNTGGPSIGPPPVIANKAPVAQPATNEVYLVWDDEAMSMEERRMSLSKYQVHDENSQVSHDCLKLIFFCGWWLSHSTQVVRHCILWSRKFIFLFCLLLCVYFYLFCYQNKIHRENYLSNLIDTLLLFRSH
- the LOC140891901 gene encoding GTP-binding protein ERG, which codes for MIVVRAPLRTLRASLCSAQFTLRSSPFLHRFYSAEPQQPDPFSPTNSGEFEDPQEPVFDSSHYHDFNLDLKPNDGDNITCNDDATWSDRYRDTIKSKVFGEDVSHLRILRREEEKKHKAAAMARALLEPCLDEEDEDVEVGEVKEEDQKSLSVAIIGAPNAGKSALTNFMVGTKVSAVSRKINTTTHEVLGVLTKGDTQICFFDTPGLMLKKSGFPYNDIKARNESAWSSVYLYDVLIVIFDVHRHLIRPDSRVVRLIERMGSIKHPNQKRVLCVNKVDLVAKKSDLQKVSEEFKDLPGYERYFMISGLKGAGVRDLTQYLMEQAVKRPWDEEPSGMSEEVMKNISLEVVRERLLDHVHQEIPYGIEHRLMGWKELRDGSLRIEQHFITHKISQRKILVGSKGSKIGRIGVEANEELRSIFKKNVHLILMVRVK